A genomic stretch from Candidatus Nezhaarchaeota archaeon includes:
- a CDS encoding TIM barrel protein produces MLKVSGLLFGTAGIPLSCPKSSSVEGVRTVRELGLDAMELEFVRGVKMSDKTAEEVRRVSRELGVVLTAHAPYYINLNSPDGAKVEASAKRIVETARVLHKCGGWSVVFHAAYYGEDEPGVVHGRVKEQVRKAVKGLRDEGVEVWVRPETAGGLAEYGNLREVVELSQSIEGVLPCIDFAHLHARTNGGYNSYDEIASILILLERELGEECLRNMHMHFSGIEYGERGEVKHVDLEASDYNYRDLARALRDFKVEGVLISESPNIEGDALLIKRLYSSL; encoded by the coding sequence TTGCTTAAAGTTAGCGGCTTGCTCTTCGGCACGGCTGGCATCCCGCTTTCTTGCCCTAAGTCCTCTAGCGTAGAGGGCGTTAGGACTGTGAGGGAGCTCGGGCTCGACGCTATGGAGCTCGAGTTCGTCAGGGGGGTTAAGATGAGCGACAAGACGGCTGAAGAGGTTAGGAGGGTGAGCAGGGAGCTAGGAGTGGTCTTGACCGCCCACGCCCCCTACTACATTAACTTAAACTCTCCAGATGGAGCTAAGGTGGAGGCTAGCGCTAAGAGGATCGTAGAGACCGCCAGGGTCCTACATAAGTGCGGCGGCTGGTCCGTGGTCTTCCACGCAGCTTACTACGGGGAAGATGAGCCGGGGGTGGTTCACGGGAGGGTGAAGGAGCAAGTGAGGAAGGCGGTCAAGGGGCTTAGAGACGAGGGAGTTGAGGTCTGGGTTAGGCCTGAGACTGCTGGGGGCTTAGCTGAGTACGGTAACTTGCGCGAAGTAGTTGAGCTTAGCCAAAGTATTGAAGGAGTGCTCCCGTGCATAGACTTCGCCCACCTCCACGCTAGGACTAACGGTGGCTACAATAGCTACGATGAGATAGCCTCCATCCTCATCCTCTTAGAGCGTGAGTTAGGTGAAGAGTGTCTAAGAAACATGCACATGCACTTCTCGGGGATAGAGTATGGTGAGCGAGGTGAGGTTAAGCACGTCGACCTCGAGGCCTCAGACTACAACTATAGGGACTTGGCTAGGGCGCTGAGGGACTTTAAGGTGGAGGGGGTCTTAATCTCAGAGTCCCCTAACATAGAGGGTGACGCCCTCCTGATTAAGAGGCTGTACTCTTCCCTCTAG
- the cdhB gene encoding CO dehydrogenase/acetyl-CoA synthase complex subunit epsilon, which produces MPLLTFRASPWQYGNVPGFLMASCPDNPPKVFAALIKRAKNPLLVVGGYMYSELGGKLLLDYAIEVAKRAKCPVVSTAHTFKLFLERNFPAVYMSLVDIVNRLQDPKFTVDPSRPPPHDLAMFLGIRYEFASQGLATLKHFAPHLKTMTLCKWYHPNADWSFPNVGDEEWKKLLEDLIQSLG; this is translated from the coding sequence GTGCCCCTCCTCACGTTTAGGGCTTCTCCTTGGCAATATGGCAACGTACCCGGCTTCCTCATGGCCTCCTGCCCAGACAACCCCCCTAAAGTCTTCGCCGCCCTAATCAAGCGAGCTAAGAACCCTCTACTTGTCGTCGGAGGCTACATGTACTCTGAGCTCGGTGGCAAGCTCCTCCTCGACTACGCGATAGAGGTGGCTAAGAGGGCCAAGTGCCCTGTAGTCTCTACTGCCCATACCTTTAAGCTCTTCCTCGAGCGAAACTTCCCGGCCGTATACATGAGCCTGGTCGACATAGTCAATAGGCTCCAGGACCCCAAGTTCACCGTCGACCCCTCCAGGCCCCCGCCCCACGACCTAGCAATGTTCCTAGGGATCCGCTACGAGTTTGCGTCGCAAGGCCTAGCTACGCTGAAGCACTTCGCCCCCCACCTAAAGACCATGACGCTCTGTAAGTGGTACCACCCTAACGCCGACTGGAGCTTCCCAAACGTAGGAGATGAGGAGTGGAAGAAGCTGCTCGAAGACCTCATACAGTCCCTAGGCTAG
- the cdhA gene encoding CO dehydrogenase/acetyl-CoA synthase complex subunit alpha, which produces MERGPAKITVKELKTPTVYAKDLEVAVGKLALEEEWEPMGPTPMPSIADLRSWDFKLLSRYKPFYAPFCDMCCFCTFGKCDLSGGKRGACGIDIRTQTARIVLLACCIGAATHTAHARHMLHYLLKKYGPDYPINLGTEIEVEAPHARLVTGIKPRTLSDLVHILNYCEEQIVQCLAPVHIGQEGNYLDYESKAMHVSMIDHVALEVADIEQIVAFGFPKGDPNAPLTDLGLGILSDVTKPVVLLIGHNVCSAVELVDYMRKVVGEPGDVIEVVGICCTSHDITRYTSRAKIIGPISYQSKFVRTGVADVVMVDEQCIRTDIVELASSVKAPVIAVTDKACYGLPDMTNEPEDAIVEALVSGKLKGALILDPEKAGAVAAKVAIRIAPIRRKYKVIPSEEEVSKLASSCTLCHSCSRNCVNNLPVSWAVDAAKKGDVSKLASLHDVCVGCLRCESACPQRIPILSLIEAASRRQVLNEKFKVRVGRGPILDTEIREVGSPIVLGEIPGVVAYAGCANYPGAGRDVGEMAYEFAKRGYIVVASGCAAMSIAEYRDEEGKSPYEAFPGAFDRGGLVNVGSCVANSHISGAAIKIANIFARRKLRGNYEEIADYILNRVGACGVAWGAYSHKAAAIATGFNRLGVPVIVGPQGSKYRRLYLGRVEDEESFKVYDARTGKQVYIGPAPEHLIMICETKEECMVWTAKLCMRPNDTTKGRMIKLTHYIDLHKKFYGKLPEDLPLLIRSEADIPITFRDEVLELLKAKGWQPLEVPSVDPTLLERLVRVKR; this is translated from the coding sequence TTGGAGAGAGGGCCGGCTAAGATTACCGTTAAGGAGCTGAAGACCCCCACGGTCTACGCTAAGGACCTAGAGGTCGCGGTAGGCAAGCTAGCGCTCGAGGAAGAGTGGGAGCCCATGGGCCCCACCCCGATGCCTAGCATCGCTGACCTTAGAAGCTGGGACTTTAAGCTACTTAGCCGCTACAAGCCGTTCTACGCCCCCTTCTGCGACATGTGCTGCTTCTGTACCTTTGGTAAGTGCGACCTCAGCGGGGGTAAGAGGGGCGCCTGCGGAATAGACATTAGGACTCAGACAGCTAGGATAGTACTCCTGGCGTGCTGTATAGGGGCAGCTACTCATACAGCCCACGCTCGCCATATGCTACACTACCTCCTCAAGAAGTACGGCCCTGACTATCCGATAAACTTAGGCACCGAGATTGAGGTAGAAGCTCCTCACGCAAGGCTAGTGACTGGAATTAAGCCTAGGACGCTCAGCGACCTAGTCCACATACTAAACTACTGCGAGGAGCAGATAGTTCAGTGCTTAGCGCCTGTCCACATAGGCCAGGAGGGGAACTACTTAGACTACGAGTCTAAGGCAATGCACGTCAGCATGATAGACCACGTCGCCCTCGAGGTAGCTGACATAGAGCAGATAGTCGCCTTCGGCTTCCCGAAGGGAGACCCTAACGCGCCGCTGACGGACCTAGGCCTAGGCATCCTAAGCGACGTAACTAAGCCCGTCGTGCTCCTAATAGGGCATAACGTCTGCTCGGCCGTTGAGCTAGTGGACTACATGAGGAAGGTAGTAGGTGAGCCCGGCGACGTCATAGAGGTAGTCGGGATTTGCTGTACGTCTCACGACATCACCAGGTACACGAGCAGGGCCAAGATCATAGGCCCCATCTCATACCAATCTAAGTTCGTGAGGACCGGCGTGGCAGACGTGGTGATGGTGGACGAACAGTGCATAAGGACCGACATAGTCGAGCTCGCGTCTAGCGTAAAGGCGCCGGTGATAGCCGTCACGGACAAGGCTTGCTACGGGCTCCCGGACATGACCAATGAGCCCGAGGACGCCATAGTCGAGGCCCTCGTCAGCGGCAAGCTGAAGGGGGCCTTAATCCTAGACCCGGAGAAGGCGGGGGCTGTAGCAGCTAAAGTAGCAATCCGCATAGCTCCTATTAGGAGGAAGTACAAGGTAATACCTAGCGAAGAGGAGGTGTCTAAGCTCGCGTCTAGCTGTACGCTATGCCACTCTTGCTCAAGGAACTGCGTGAATAACCTCCCTGTGAGCTGGGCGGTCGATGCTGCTAAGAAGGGCGACGTATCTAAGCTCGCCTCTCTCCACGACGTCTGCGTAGGATGCTTACGCTGCGAGTCCGCCTGCCCTCAGCGCATCCCTATCTTAAGCCTAATAGAGGCTGCTTCGCGTAGGCAGGTGCTAAATGAGAAGTTTAAGGTGAGAGTGGGCAGAGGCCCGATACTAGACACTGAGATACGTGAAGTAGGCTCCCCCATAGTGCTCGGTGAGATACCTGGTGTCGTTGCCTACGCAGGCTGTGCTAACTATCCTGGAGCCGGCAGGGACGTGGGAGAGATGGCTTACGAGTTTGCTAAGAGAGGCTACATAGTGGTGGCTAGCGGGTGCGCGGCCATGAGCATAGCTGAGTACCGCGACGAGGAGGGCAAGTCGCCTTACGAAGCCTTCCCGGGGGCCTTCGACAGAGGAGGGCTGGTTAATGTCGGTAGCTGTGTAGCTAACTCGCACATTAGCGGCGCCGCCATAAAGATAGCTAACATCTTCGCTAGGAGGAAGCTTAGGGGCAACTACGAGGAGATAGCTGACTACATACTTAACAGGGTAGGTGCTTGTGGAGTAGCGTGGGGAGCGTACTCTCATAAAGCGGCTGCCATAGCCACTGGCTTCAATAGGCTCGGCGTACCGGTAATCGTCGGCCCGCAGGGGTCGAAGTATAGGAGGCTCTACCTAGGCAGGGTTGAGGACGAGGAGTCCTTTAAGGTCTACGACGCTAGGACTGGTAAGCAGGTCTACATAGGCCCGGCCCCAGAGCACTTAATAATGATCTGCGAGACCAAGGAGGAGTGCATGGTGTGGACCGCTAAGCTCTGCATGAGGCCTAACGACACTACGAAGGGGAGGATGATTAAGCTCACCCACTACATAGACCTCCACAAAAAGTTCTACGGCAAGCTCCCAGAAGACCTACCTCTACTAATTAGGTCTGAGGCCGACATACCCATTACCTTCAGGGACGAGGTGTTAGAGCTCCTCAAGGCGAAGGGCTGGCAGCCTCTCGAGGTGCCTAGCGTTGACCCAACGCTCCTCGAGCGCTTAGTGAGAGTGAAGAGGTGA
- a CDS encoding P-loop NTPase, whose amino-acid sequence MKIAVSGKGGVGKTFIAACIAYSLAKRGFKVLAIDADPSPNLAFMLGLSLREASRLRPISEDRGLIERKTSTSYPGVYRLSFTLDDVVEEYAVPTPLGPSLVVMGTVKSADGGCTCPANALLRSLTHYLVVNRGEAVVMDMEAGVEHLGRGTAKHVDHMLIVTDPSVRSLHAAIRIYELARPLKIPSIMAVGNKVAGPGDRESVVSTLTQAGIEVLGLVPFDEAVEEADERGVSPLSLKPTPKAVEAVELLVGSLLR is encoded by the coding sequence TTGAAAATAGCGGTCTCGGGCAAGGGAGGGGTAGGGAAGACGTTTATAGCTGCCTGTATCGCTTACTCGCTAGCTAAGCGCGGCTTCAAGGTCTTAGCCATAGACGCCGACCCCTCGCCCAACTTAGCCTTCATGCTGGGCCTTAGCTTAAGGGAGGCCTCTAGGCTTAGGCCGATCTCAGAGGACAGGGGCCTCATAGAGCGTAAGACGTCAACTAGCTACCCAGGGGTCTATAGGCTCAGCTTCACCCTAGACGACGTCGTAGAGGAGTACGCAGTACCTACTCCGCTGGGGCCGAGCTTAGTAGTTATGGGGACGGTTAAGAGCGCCGATGGAGGCTGCACCTGCCCAGCTAACGCTCTCCTACGCTCTCTTACCCACTACTTGGTCGTTAATCGAGGGGAGGCGGTGGTAATGGACATGGAGGCGGGGGTTGAGCACTTAGGGAGGGGGACGGCGAAGCACGTAGACCACATGCTTATAGTAACTGACCCTAGCGTCAGATCCCTTCACGCCGCGATTCGTATCTACGAGCTAGCTAGGCCCCTTAAGATACCCTCAATCATGGCCGTGGGGAATAAGGTGGCCGGCCCGGGGGACCGTGAATCCGTAGTTAGCACCCTCACCCAGGCGGGCATCGAGGTCCTAGGGCTAGTCCCCTTCGACGAAGCCGTGGAGGAGGCTGATGAGAGGGGCGTGAGCCCGCTTAGCTTAAAGCCTACGCCTAAGGCTGTGGAGGCCGTAGAGCTCCTAGTGGGCTCCTTGCTGCGCTAA
- the ppcA gene encoding phosphoenolpyruvate carboxylase, translating to MAYERKMPTTMSTQHPDNANLPEWCNGDIIEGDAEIYEAFFAYSQLGCNEVMWDSEGKDIDTRVVRKLLEKYPAFFTEHQLGRDVFLTYRVPNPKIEGAERKVFVETLCNIAVACDVATEFYKKEVTPIFEVILPFTTSSRELIWLYNYYKRAVAAVDEIALDHDTYVKDWVGYLRPKSIEVIPLIEDYESILTADRVVEPFIRTVRPRYLRVFIARSDPALNYGLLCSVLLSKVAFSRLKSLERGLGVDIHLILGVGAMPFRGHLSPENIEGFLREYRGLSTVTIQSALKYDYPLEHVKECIGVLNRVLPNGEPQIMDASEEEKIVGVLRKSRMLYEKTVEELAPLINSVASYVPPRRARKLHIGLFGYSRRVGGIALPRAIPFAAALYSLGIPPEMIGGRVYAHLRDDEWDVVRKYYVNLEHDLRVASGYLSWRNLEMLKDCHELVSKRAGVREESLKSALGEIVEDLRSIEEMFGISPGPRTSSQRRHENFVNNFLISFIEGDAASASSSLLEAARIRRSLG from the coding sequence TTGGCTTATGAGCGAAAGATGCCCACGACGATGTCTACTCAGCACCCTGATAACGCTAACCTGCCTGAGTGGTGTAACGGAGACATCATAGAGGGAGACGCGGAGATATACGAGGCCTTCTTTGCTTATAGCCAGCTGGGCTGCAACGAGGTTATGTGGGATTCTGAGGGCAAGGACATCGACACGAGGGTGGTTAGGAAGCTACTAGAAAAGTACCCAGCGTTCTTCACTGAGCACCAGCTAGGGAGGGACGTATTCTTAACCTACAGGGTCCCTAACCCGAAGATCGAGGGCGCCGAGAGGAAGGTGTTCGTCGAGACCCTGTGCAACATAGCGGTGGCCTGCGATGTAGCCACAGAGTTCTATAAGAAAGAGGTTACGCCGATCTTTGAAGTCATACTTCCGTTTACAACTAGCTCGAGGGAGCTAATCTGGCTGTACAACTACTACAAGCGGGCGGTGGCCGCGGTCGACGAGATAGCCTTAGACCATGATACCTACGTTAAGGACTGGGTTGGCTACCTTAGGCCCAAGAGCATCGAGGTGATCCCGCTCATAGAGGACTACGAGAGCATCCTCACGGCCGATAGGGTGGTTGAGCCCTTTATAAGGACGGTGAGGCCTAGGTACTTGAGGGTCTTTATCGCTAGGTCTGACCCAGCCCTTAACTACGGCCTCCTATGCTCTGTCCTCCTCTCTAAGGTGGCCTTCTCGAGGCTAAAGTCCTTAGAGAGGGGGCTAGGCGTAGACATACACTTAATCCTAGGGGTCGGGGCTATGCCCTTTAGAGGACACCTCTCACCTGAAAACATCGAAGGCTTCCTAAGAGAGTACAGGGGCCTATCGACAGTTACGATCCAGTCGGCTCTTAAGTACGACTACCCCCTCGAACATGTGAAGGAGTGCATAGGCGTCTTGAACAGGGTGCTCCCGAATGGAGAGCCGCAGATCATGGATGCCTCGGAGGAGGAGAAGATAGTCGGCGTGCTCCGTAAAAGCAGAATGCTCTACGAGAAAACTGTCGAGGAGCTAGCTCCACTCATCAATAGCGTGGCCTCCTACGTCCCTCCTAGGAGGGCTAGGAAGCTCCACATAGGGCTTTTTGGCTACAGCCGGAGGGTTGGAGGAATAGCCCTCCCGAGGGCCATACCGTTCGCAGCGGCTCTATACTCTCTAGGCATACCCCCGGAGATGATAGGGGGGAGGGTATACGCGCACCTAAGGGACGATGAGTGGGACGTAGTGAGGAAGTACTACGTAAACCTAGAGCACGATTTAAGGGTGGCGAGTGGCTATCTTTCGTGGCGTAACTTAGAGATGCTTAAGGACTGCCACGAGCTAGTATCGAAGAGAGCGGGTGTGCGAGAAGAGAGCTTGAAGAGCGCCCTCGGCGAGATCGTAGAAGACCTCAGGTCGATAGAGGAAATGTTCGGGATAAGCCCTGGGCCGAGGACCTCCTCGCAGAGGAGGCATGAGAACTTCGTAAACAACTTCCTCATATCCTTCATCGAGGGCGACGCCGCCAGCGCTTCGTCCTCCCTCCTAGAGGCGGCTAGGATAAGGAGGAGCCTTGGATAG
- a CDS encoding Retroviral aspartyl protease codes for MGFVRVKARVWNIESPGDVREVVLLADTGAIYTVLPGSFLRSLGVKSIGRRKFRLANNQVLEREVGIIGVEVNGIKTHSIAIFGDEGVYLLGVVTLEELGLEVDPVRGELRPLELLLMQLGYPLAADR; via the coding sequence ATGGGGTTTGTCAGAGTAAAGGCCAGGGTGTGGAATATTGAGAGCCCAGGGGATGTTAGAGAAGTTGTCCTACTAGCTGATACAGGCGCCATCTACACTGTCCTGCCCGGCTCCTTCCTCAGGTCTCTGGGCGTTAAGAGTATCGGTAGGAGGAAGTTTAGGCTAGCCAACAACCAGGTATTAGAGAGGGAGGTAGGCATTATAGGCGTAGAGGTCAACGGAATTAAGACGCATTCCATAGCTATCTTTGGAGACGAAGGCGTATACCTCTTAGGGGTCGTAACGCTCGAAGAGCTAGGCTTAGAGGTCGACCCGGTGAGAGGGGAGCTAAGACCCCTCGAGCTACTGTTAATGCAGCTAGGCTACCCTCTCGCCGCGGACAGGTAG
- a CDS encoding nucleotidyltransferase domain-containing protein produces MAASHEELGRVKLSKRQRKELLAFLRQLRERLDVSEVYFFGSRVYGAPLKDSDLDMVVVSERFRGRNFVENVELLNKLWNGSFTIEMFPYTPEQLKEYYGRKVVVTEALERGVKIDLRRLW; encoded by the coding sequence ATGGCGGCCTCCCATGAGGAGCTGGGCAGAGTTAAGCTGTCTAAGAGGCAGAGGAAGGAGCTTCTAGCGTTCCTGAGGCAGCTGAGGGAGAGGCTTGATGTAAGCGAAGTCTACTTCTTCGGCTCAAGGGTCTACGGCGCTCCGTTAAAAGACAGCGACTTAGACATGGTGGTTGTCTCGGAGAGGTTTAGGGGGAGGAACTTCGTTGAAAACGTGGAGCTGCTCAACAAGCTTTGGAACGGCTCCTTCACGATAGAAATGTTCCCGTACACCCCGGAGCAGCTAAAGGAGTACTATGGTAGAAAGGTCGTTGTAACCGAGGCGCTGGAGAGAGGGGTTAAGATAGACCTGCGGAGGCTATGGTAG
- a CDS encoding HEPN domain-containing protein: protein MIREEALDWWSEAKHNLRQARKNFDIEEYSVAAFLCHQAAEKALKALYIVSKSRLPPRGHDLVKLGRLLDAEEVMDELKTLNPHYTISRYPNAANTVPSELYTKEMAERCLLAAARVFEWAKSNGGLP, encoded by the coding sequence ATGATTAGAGAGGAGGCTTTAGACTGGTGGAGTGAGGCTAAGCACAACCTTAGGCAGGCGAGGAAGAACTTTGACATAGAGGAGTACAGCGTAGCTGCGTTCTTATGCCACCAGGCGGCTGAGAAGGCCCTAAAGGCCCTCTACATAGTTAGTAAGTCTAGGCTCCCGCCAAGAGGACACGACCTAGTAAAGCTTGGAAGGCTCCTCGACGCGGAGGAGGTAATGGATGAGCTGAAGACCTTGAACCCCCACTACACGATATCGAGGTACCCGAATGCGGCGAACACCGTGCCGAGTGAGCTATATACGAAGGAGATGGCTGAAAGGTGCCTCTTAGCAGCGGCGAGGGTCTTCGAGTGGGCGAAGAGTAATGGCGGCCTCCCATGA
- a CDS encoding GNAT family N-acetyltransferase, giving the protein MKLRGYFIRELRTGDVPKLYRMYGSLSEEAKYFFHPPFFLKTTCAWRGLAQTALVLSTIKPLRELLLRLFPFPAFLPIVAVDRRGEVVGFAFLKIRSLLPSREPSAELGVVVSDPLQGRGLGSRLIEELLKIAARRGIKEVFLSVLPDNVRAIHLYEKFGFRFIGETVDYWEGRRLKAKVMKLSLRRSTAMLPIEEAGKG; this is encoded by the coding sequence ATGAAGCTGAGGGGCTACTTCATAAGGGAGCTGAGGACTGGGGACGTGCCTAAGCTCTACAGGATGTATGGCTCCTTGAGCGAGGAGGCGAAGTACTTCTTCCACCCACCCTTCTTCTTAAAGACGACTTGTGCCTGGAGGGGCTTGGCTCAAACCGCGCTGGTCCTATCGACAATTAAACCCCTAAGAGAGCTGCTACTACGCCTCTTCCCATTCCCCGCCTTCCTACCCATAGTCGCGGTTGATAGGAGGGGCGAGGTCGTTGGCTTCGCCTTCCTTAAGATAAGGAGCCTCCTACCTAGCAGAGAGCCCTCGGCTGAGCTTGGAGTCGTGGTTTCAGACCCTCTCCAAGGCAGAGGCCTGGGCTCTAGGCTAATCGAGGAACTATTGAAGATAGCCGCTAGGCGAGGAATTAAGGAGGTGTTCCTATCAGTCCTCCCGGATAATGTAAGAGCGATCCACCTATATGAGAAGTTTGGCTTCAGGTTCATCGGGGAGACGGTAGACTACTGGGAGGGGCGCAGGCTTAAGGCTAAGGTCATGAAGTTGAGCTTAAGACGCTCAACAGCTATGCTACCTATCGAGGAGGCCGGGAAAGGTTAA
- the cdhC gene encoding CO dehydrogenase/CO-methylating acetyl-CoA synthase complex subunit beta, which translates to MEGFPVDVGPVYEGERIRKEDMYVEFGGPKVEYKCELVLAKRMDEVEDGKVEVVGPDLKDMKEEGSYPLANVIYVAGAKIEKDLEPVIERRIHDFTNYIEGMMHLNQRYDIWIRISKKSFKKGLNTLKWWGIALIKLFKSAIPLIEKIQVTFYTDPAKVKEVCEMAMEIYKARDARVRGMRDDDVDSFYGCVLCQSFAPQHVCVIPPNRVSLCGAMNWFDARAAASVDPKGPNFPIPKGRCLDPIKGEYEGVNKVVEERTLGANKRFFLHSAFGHPHTSCGCFETIAFYIPEVDGFGVVDRGFKGATVNGLPFSSMAAQAGGGIQTEGFVGMGLEYYRSPKFLQADGGWSRIVWISSTLRKRIEDAIPEELRDKIATEADVANVEELKKFLVERGHPLAVWIKQKEAEAVPKVEAVAAPAPAVAPTPGPVAPVAPVAPAITPAAPGAITIPVTGGLRIELRGARIKIDKIVIKRR; encoded by the coding sequence GTGGAAGGTTTCCCTGTAGATGTAGGCCCTGTATATGAGGGAGAGCGGATAAGGAAGGAGGACATGTACGTCGAGTTCGGCGGGCCTAAGGTAGAGTACAAGTGCGAGCTCGTCTTAGCTAAGAGGATGGACGAGGTGGAGGACGGGAAGGTAGAAGTAGTGGGCCCAGACCTAAAGGACATGAAGGAGGAGGGGAGCTACCCGCTAGCAAACGTCATCTACGTGGCCGGTGCTAAGATAGAGAAGGACCTAGAGCCAGTAATAGAGAGGCGCATCCACGACTTCACCAACTACATCGAGGGGATGATGCACTTAAACCAGCGCTACGACATATGGATTAGGATCAGCAAGAAGAGCTTCAAGAAGGGGCTCAATACCCTTAAGTGGTGGGGAATAGCGCTAATAAAGCTGTTTAAGAGCGCCATACCCTTAATCGAGAAGATACAGGTAACCTTCTACACCGACCCAGCCAAGGTGAAAGAGGTCTGCGAGATGGCCATGGAGATCTACAAGGCCAGGGACGCTAGGGTACGCGGGATGCGGGACGACGACGTGGACTCCTTCTACGGATGCGTCCTCTGCCAAAGCTTCGCCCCTCAGCACGTGTGCGTCATACCGCCCAATAGGGTGTCTCTATGCGGAGCCATGAACTGGTTTGACGCTAGGGCTGCCGCTAGCGTCGACCCGAAGGGCCCTAACTTCCCAATACCTAAGGGAAGGTGCCTAGATCCAATCAAAGGGGAATATGAGGGGGTGAATAAGGTAGTTGAGGAACGCACTTTGGGGGCCAATAAGAGGTTCTTCCTACACAGTGCCTTTGGCCACCCGCACACGTCCTGTGGCTGCTTTGAGACCATAGCCTTCTACATCCCAGAGGTAGACGGCTTCGGCGTAGTCGATAGAGGCTTTAAGGGGGCTACTGTCAACGGCCTGCCGTTCTCGTCCATGGCTGCGCAGGCAGGCGGAGGTATTCAGACCGAGGGGTTCGTGGGCATGGGCCTAGAGTACTACAGGTCCCCTAAGTTCCTACAGGCTGACGGTGGCTGGAGTAGGATAGTCTGGATAAGCTCGACGCTTAGGAAGCGCATCGAGGACGCCATACCGGAGGAGTTGAGGGATAAGATAGCTACCGAGGCTGACGTTGCGAACGTCGAAGAGCTGAAGAAGTTCCTCGTCGAGCGCGGCCACCCACTGGCAGTGTGGATTAAGCAGAAGGAGGCGGAGGCCGTGCCTAAGGTTGAGGCCGTAGCTGCCCCGGCTCCAGCGGTAGCTCCTACACCAGGACCTGTAGCCCCTGTAGCACCGGTAGCGCCTGCTATTACGCCTGCAGCTCCAGGGGCCATAACCATCCCTGTGACGGGAGGGCTGCGCATAGAGCTGAGGGGGGCTAGGATTAAGATAGACAAGATAGTGATTAAGAGGCGTTAG